One Burkholderia sp. 9120 genomic window, TGCCGCCGCCGAACACGCGCATGCGTTCGGCGATAAAGCTCGCGTCGTTCGCGGTGATTGCGCCGTTCGAGCCTACGCCCGGATTGTCCGCCTGCAAATAGGCCGCGGCGACCAGCAGGCCACCGGTCGCGTATTGCGCGCCGAAGCTATACGCGCGGTTATTGGCGAAGTTCGTATCGTTGCTGAAGCTATACGTGCCGCCGAACTGGAAACCCGAGAACTGGGGGCTCGCGTATTTGATGGTGTTGTCGAGGCGGAACGAGTTGTCGGTGTTGTCGTTGTCGTACGGATGCGCGAACAGATAGCCGGCCCAATTGCCGTTGGCGGTTGTCTGCGCGAGGTAATCGACCACGGAATCGTACTGACGGCCCAACGTCACCGTGCCGAATTTGTCGCTGCTAATCCCCACATACGCCTGACGTCCAAACATACGGCCGCCCTGATTGAGTCGGCCGGAATTCAGGTCGAAGCCGTTCTCGAGTTGAAAGATCGCCTTGAGTCCGCCGCCGAGATCTTCCGCGCCTTTCAGGCCCCAGCGGCTGCCTTGCGCATAACCGCTGGCGAGTTCGACGACGCTGCCGTGTCCGACGTTATTCGTGTAGTCGATGCCTTCATCGATCACGCCGTAGAGCGTGACGCTGCTTTGCGCGAACACGGGGGAAGCGGCGCCCAGCAGGGCGAGGGCGATGACTTTCTTTTTCATGTGATCTCCAGTGTGGATTGGCTAGGGGCCGTCGCATGATTTTCCGGCCAATACTTTTTGCAAAGCGAGGAATTCTGATGGGATCAATCGGCTTCGCCGATGGAGCAAGCGCTGGAGAACGCGAGCTCGCAGTGAAACGTTGGCGATCCGAAGTACTTCGAGGAGAGGCGAAGGGTTTCGCCAGAGAGAAGAAGCGTGTGAAGTCTGGCTAACTGTTTCGATGAATCGCGGCGGCGCTCTGTGCAGCGCCGCCGGAAAAGTCACCGCCTCGCAATGAAGATCGCAAAGGCGGACTCCATCGTCAAGCGGCCACGCCGACCGCCACGTTTCTGCGTTCTTCGACCATCGCTTCGATCAGCGCGGCGAGATCGTCCACCGCCGGATCGCGATTGACCGATGAGCGATGCAACTCGAGATCCGCCGCCGGCAACAGCGGCAGGCCGTCACACACGCCGAGCACACGCCAGTTCTCCGGCAACGTGCAGCGGTCGATGATCGTCACGGCCGCGCCGTGATTGACGGCCACCTTGATCCCCGTCGGACTCTGGCTGGTGTACACCACCTGGTACTGCCGCTGGAACGCGGCGAGCGCTTCAAGTCCGCGCTGACGGTAGCAGCAGGTCTCGGGAAACAGCGCCAGCGGCACGGGCGCGTCGGGCTCCAGCACGAAATCCCGGTGCGCCGCCCACACCACCTCTTCACGCCCGAGATGCCGCCCGCTCGTCTGCGAGCCGTGCCGCACCACCAGCGCCAGATCCAGTTCGCCGGCCTGCAGTCGCTCCAGCAATTCGAGCGACATCCGGCAATGAATATGCGGCCGTGCGCCAGGCCGCAGCGCGTAGAACTTCTTCAGCAACTCCGGCAGCCAGAGCTCCGCGTAATCCTCCGGGAGGCCGAAACGGATCACGCCGTCGCTATTGCTCCGGTTCAGTGCGGCGATCGCTTCGTTTTGCACCTGAATAATGCGGCGGGCGTGAATCAGAAAGTTTTCGCCGTCGCGTGACAGCGCGAGCCGCCGGCTGTTGCGCAGAAACATGTGCGTTTCCAGCCGCTCTTCCAGCGTACGAATACGCAGACTGATGGTCGATTGGGTGCGGTGCAGCAACTTCGCCGCCGCGGTGAATCCGCCGCTGTCGACCACGGCCACAAAGGCTCGCACCAGTTCGGGATCGAGAGAACTCAGTTTTGACCAATCGGGTCCGCTGATGGAAGCCATCGGAATTACTCGCTTTCCAAAGAAATTTGGCGATCAAAACATGGGGGCGTCAGTGAGGTGATTGTTGTCGAAAACAATTCGCGTCACAAATCAGTCCGAACCCCTAATCTGGAGTCCCGCCGTGTCAGTCAGTCTTCCTCTTGCCGATGCCGAATGCAACGATTTGAGCGACATCGTCGATACCGGGCGTTATCCGCTGCACGATCCGGACCACCCGCGCATGCGCGAGCTGGTGGCGAGCTGCCGTGCCCACCTGGCGGGCAACGGCAGTGCCGTGCTGCACGGCTTCCTGCGGCCCGAGGCGCTGGCCCAGGCGCGCGCCGAAGGCGTGGCGCTGGCCGCCAAGACCTACTTTTCAACCCGTAAGGTCAACGCCTATTTCACCGCGGACGATCCCTCGCTGCCCACCGACGATCCGCGCCGCGTCTTCATGGACCGCACCAGCGGCTTCGTGACCCGCGACGTAATTCCGGCCGACGCGATCGTGCATCGCATCTATGTGGCGCAGGCCATGAAGCGGTTCGTCGCAACCTGCCTCGGCGAAACGCGTGTGTGGGAATACGCGGACCCGTACGCCGGCCTGGTGCAGAACGTCATGCCACCCGGCACCGAGCAGCCGTGGCACTACGACACCAACGAA contains:
- a CDS encoding porin yields the protein MKKKVIALALLGAASPVFAQSSVTLYGVIDEGIDYTNNVGHGSVVELASGYAQGSRWGLKGAEDLGGGLKAIFQLENGFDLNSGRLNQGGRMFGRQAYVGISSDKFGTVTLGRQYDSVVDYLAQTTANGNWAGYLFAHPYDNDNTDNSFRLDNTIKYASPQFSGFQFGGTYSFSNDTNFANNRAYSFGAQYATGGLLVAAAYLQADNPGVGSNGAITANDASFIAERMRVFGGGINYTFGSTTLGFAYTNSNYQNPTGNGYIGIPLAAAGVTLNTLKYQNFEVNAKYQFTPAFFVGAQYVYTLENYDASSGSVKPKIHSVGLMADYNISKRTDVYVQGEYQKVAGSSTHSILDDAFIPGVQSPSSTQNQVVARVALRHKF
- a CDS encoding LysR substrate-binding domain-containing protein, encoding MASISGPDWSKLSSLDPELVRAFVAVVDSGGFTAAAKLLHRTQSTISLRIRTLEERLETHMFLRNSRRLALSRDGENFLIHARRIIQVQNEAIAALNRSNSDGVIRFGLPEDYAELWLPELLKKFYALRPGARPHIHCRMSLELLERLQAGELDLALVVRHGSQTSGRHLGREEVVWAAHRDFVLEPDAPVPLALFPETCCYRQRGLEALAAFQRQYQVVYTSQSPTGIKVAVNHGAAVTIIDRCTLPENWRVLGVCDGLPLLPAADLELHRSSVNRDPAVDDLAALIEAMVEERRNVAVGVAA